In Escherichia ruysiae, a genomic segment contains:
- the gntP gene encoding gluconate permease GntP, translated as MHVLNILWVVFGIGLMLVLNLKFKINSMVALLVAALSVGMLAGMDLMSLLHTMKAGFGNTLGELAIIVVFGAVIGKLMVDSGAAHQIAHTLLARLGLRYVQISVIIIGLIFGLAMFYEVAFIMLAPLVIVIAAEAKIPFLKLAIPAVAAATTAHSLFPPQPGPVALVNAYGADMGMVYIYGVLVTIPSVICAGLILPKFLGNLERPTPSFLKADQPVDMNNLPSFGVSILVPLIPAIIMISTTIANIWLVKETPAWEVVNFIGSSPIAMFIAMVVAFVLFGTARGHDMQWVMNAFESSVKSIAMVILIIGAGGVLKQTIIDTGIGDTIGMLMSHGNISPYIMAWLITVLIRLATGQGVVSAMTAAGIISAAILDPATGQLVGVNPALLVLATAAGSNTLTHINDASFWLFKGYFDLSVKDTLKTWGLLELVNSVVGLIIVLIISMVA; from the coding sequence TTGATGTCGCTGCTTCACACCATGAAAGCGGGCTTCGGCAACACGCTGGGGGAACTGGCGATCATCGTGGTATTCGGTGCGGTCATCGGTAAATTGATGGTCGACTCTGGCGCGGCTCACCAGATAGCGCACACGCTGCTGGCGCGTCTCGGTCTGCGCTATGTTCAGATATCGGTGATTATCATCGGCTTGATTTTCGGTCTGGCGATGTTCTATGAAGTGGCCTTTATCATGTTGGCACCGCTGGTGATCGTGATTGCAGCCGAAGCCAAAATCCCGTTCCTGAAACTGGCTATTCCGGCAGTAGCAGCTGCCACTACCGCACATTCACTGTTCCCGCCGCAGCCGGGCCCGGTGGCGCTGGTAAATGCTTATGGCGCGGATATGGGGATGGTTTATATCTATGGCGTACTGGTGACGATCCCAAGTGTAATCTGCGCTGGCCTGATCCTGCCGAAGTTCCTCGGTAATCTGGAACGCCCAACGCCGTCATTTCTGAAAGCAGATCAACCGGTAGATATGAACAATCTGCCTTCTTTCGGCGTTTCGATTCTGGTGCCGCTGATCCCAGCGATCATTATGATCTCCACCACCATCGCCAATATCTGGCTGGTAAAAGAGACCCCTGCCTGGGAAGTGGTTAACTTTATCGGTTCCTCGCCGATTGCAATGTTTATTGCGATGGTGGTTGCATTCGTACTCTTTGGCACCGCGCGCGGGCACGATATGCAGTGGGTAATGAACGCCTTTGAAAGCTCGGTAAAAAGCATTGCGATGGTGATTCTGATCATCGGTGCTGGCGGCGTACTGAAGCAGACCATCATCGACACCGGCATTGGTGACACCATCGGCATGTTGATGTCGCATGGCAATATTTCGCCCTACATCATGGCGTGGCTGATCACCGTACTGATTCGTCTGGCGACCGGTCAGGGTGTGGTTTCGGCGATGACTGCCGCCGGGATTATCAGTGCTGCAATCCTTGATCCGGCAACCGGTCAACTGGTTGGCGTGAATCCGGCGCTGCTGGTGCTGGCGACGGCTGCAGGTTCCAACACCCTCACCCACATTAACGATGCATCTTTCTGGTTGTTTAAGGGTTATTTTGACCTGTCGGTAAAAGACACGTTAAAAACATGGGGTCTGCTGGAACTGGTCAACTCCGTGGTTGGGCTGATTATTGTGTTGATTATCAGCATGGTAGCGTAA